In Haemophilus parainfluenzae, one genomic interval encodes:
- the ftsX gene encoding permease-like cell division protein FtsX, whose translation MTRRIDASFGVQTAYTLRSVWGDLVKRKFGTLLTILVIAVSLTIPTVSYLLWKNLHLATTQFYPESELTIYLHKNLSEEDANLVVEKIRQQEGVESLNYVSRQESLKEFKSWSGFGEELEILDDNPLPAVVMVKPSKDFNASEKRAELRTNLNKIKGVQEVRLDNDWMEKLTALSWLFAHVAIFCTVLMTIAVFLVIGNSIRSDVYSSRASIDVMKLLGATDQFILRPYLYTGMIYAVLGGLVAALFSSLIVGYFTSAVKYVTDIFAVTFELNGLGVGELIFLLVSCLIMGYVGSWIAATRHIAMLDNKL comes from the coding sequence ATGACAAGACGTATTGATGCTTCTTTTGGCGTGCAAACTGCCTATACTTTGCGTTCTGTTTGGGGCGATTTGGTAAAACGTAAATTTGGTACATTGCTAACGATTTTAGTCATTGCCGTGTCTTTAACGATTCCAACGGTGAGCTATTTGTTATGGAAAAATTTACATTTAGCAACGACTCAATTTTATCCGGAAAGCGAACTCACAATCTACTTACACAAAAATTTAAGTGAAGAAGATGCTAACTTAGTGGTGGAAAAAATCCGTCAACAAGAAGGCGTGGAATCTTTAAACTATGTTTCTCGCCAAGAAAGCTTAAAAGAATTCAAAAGTTGGTCTGGTTTTGGTGAAGAATTAGAGATTTTAGATGATAATCCATTACCGGCAGTGGTGATGGTGAAGCCGTCTAAAGACTTTAATGCATCTGAAAAACGAGCAGAATTACGTACCAACTTAAATAAAATTAAAGGGGTGCAAGAAGTTCGTTTAGATAACGATTGGATGGAAAAATTGACCGCACTTTCGTGGTTATTTGCGCATGTGGCAATTTTCTGCACGGTTTTGATGACTATTGCGGTATTCCTTGTTATCGGAAATAGTATTCGCTCGGATGTCTATAGTAGTCGCGCAAGCATTGATGTGATGAAACTATTGGGTGCGACAGATCAATTCATTCTTCGTCCTTATCTTTATACAGGCATGATTTATGCGGTGTTGGGCGGATTGGTTGCAGCACTCTTTAGCAGTCTTATTGTCGGGTACTTTACTTCAGCGGTGAAATATGTAACGGATATCTTTGCGGTTACATTTGAGCTCAATGGATTAGGCGTTGGTGAGCTAATCTTCTTATTAGTCAGTTGCTTAATTATGGGTTATGTTGGTTCTTGGATTGCTGCAACAAGACATATTGCAATGTTAGATAACAAACTATAG
- the rpsJ gene encoding 30S ribosomal protein S10, protein MQNQRIRIRLKAFDHRLIDQSTAEIVETAKRTGAQVRGPIPLPTRKERFTVLISPHVNKDARDQYEIRTHKRLVDIVEPTEKTVDALMRLDLAAGVDVQISLG, encoded by the coding sequence ATGCAGAACCAAAGAATCCGTATCCGCTTAAAAGCTTTCGATCACCGTTTGATCGATCAATCTACTGCGGAGATCGTAGAAACAGCTAAACGTACTGGTGCACAAGTTCGTGGTCCAATCCCTTTACCAACTCGTAAAGAGCGTTTCACCGTGTTGATTTCTCCACACGTGAACAAAGACGCGCGTGATCAATACGAAATTCGTACACACAAACGTTTAGTAGATATCGTAGAGCCAACAGAAAAAACTGTTGATGCATTAATGCGTTTAGATTTGGCTGCCGGCGTGGACGTGCAGATCAGCCTAGGTTAA